The following are encoded in a window of Clostridium thermarum genomic DNA:
- a CDS encoding VanZ family protein, with product MYILLVLAITLLPINFMFKLDFNRIRYNLIPFEFFSNGIDKLRVLCENGRSLNQALIIVLTEIIKSFGYNIILFIPMGLFFPLIYEKKYNIKKIILTSLFLSICIEIFQVIEMVLTFTSWRTFDIDDIIANAIGGGVGFLCYKFLLYCKNSLTKILKNKKSTMLSIFFDLY from the coding sequence ATGTATATATTGCTTGTATTGGCAATTACACTATTACCAATCAATTTCATGTTTAAGTTGGATTTTAATAGAATAAGGTACAACCTTATCCCTTTCGAGTTCTTTTCAAACGGGATTGATAAACTAAGAGTCTTGTGTGAAAATGGTCGTAGTTTAAATCAAGCGTTAATAATTGTGTTAACTGAAATAATCAAAAGTTTTGGATATAATATTATTCTTTTTATACCCATGGGACTGTTCTTTCCCTTAATATATGAAAAAAAGTATAATATAAAAAAAATAATACTAACTAGTCTTTTTTTATCTATCTGTATAGAGATATTTCAGGTCATTGAAATGGTCCTAACATTTACTAGTTGGCGTACATTCGATATTGATGATATTATTGCTAATGCAATTGGGGGTGGAGTAGGTTTTTTATGTTATAAGTTTCTTTTATATTGTAAAAATAGTTTAACAAAAATTTTAAAGAATAAGAAAAGTACGATGCTGTCAATATTTTTTGACTTGTACTAA
- a CDS encoding rhodanese-like domain-containing protein has product MFSFFRSNVRSVDVNDIATILGKINLIDVRENYEYKDGHVPTAINIPMDDIIEAPEKILDKSKEYHIICQSGARSSRVCDVLKDKGFNVINVSGGTGRYRGNLDR; this is encoded by the coding sequence ATGTTTTCATTTTTCAGAAGTAATGTACGATCTGTAGATGTCAATGATATAGCCACAATTTTAGGTAAAATAAACCTAATAGATGTAAGAGAAAACTATGAGTATAAAGATGGGCACGTGCCAACTGCTATAAATATACCAATGGATGATATTATAGAAGCGCCGGAGAAGATACTGGATAAATCAAAGGAATACCATATCATCTGTCAGTCAGGAGCAAGAAGCTCAAGAGTGTGTGATGTTTTAAAAGATAAAGGTTTTAATGTAATAAATGTATCTGGTGGAACCGGAAGATACAGAGGCAACTTAGACAGATAA
- a CDS encoding sensor histidine kinase, whose protein sequence is MDRITKKLFKYFITTISVVILISLLLSSIFLSKLYINSQYNQLRDSALEIYQSISAGNYQNNMSMGHYGTGAILIRDGEVTSLGGSMMGIMPFLRIMDFKGMKERGKYANPSGQEFLYYRLTTEFGDIVLLQSNKYSESYLNIVYIVLIAVFFLALLISLPLISYFGRKFTRPILKLQKASYEIAKGNFEVDILVQSRDEIEELSKSLKNMTDTIKKNNELQRDFIANVSHDFKTPLSIIRNYSEAITDGIIDAEEIKVYSKEIIHEVDRLNSLVMDILQLSKFQGGAVYNMKKEYFSVKELVESCSGKLQLSAQNKNIQVLAYSIDAEIYGDYKYLYRVLYNFIDNAIKFSNEGEKVEVKAVEYGTGVKVLVKDYGPGIDKSELESVWTKYHKHSKSGGLGLGLAICSEILKTHGFQYGVESIPEKGTEFYFIVPQSNYKLC, encoded by the coding sequence ATGGATAGAATTACAAAAAAACTATTTAAGTATTTTATTACTACTATTAGCGTTGTAATACTTATATCCCTGCTTCTAAGCAGTATCTTTCTTTCTAAGCTTTATATAAATTCACAGTACAATCAGCTAAGGGACAGCGCCTTAGAAATATATCAAAGTATTTCAGCAGGAAATTATCAAAATAACATGTCTATGGGACACTATGGAACCGGAGCTATATTAATAAGAGATGGAGAGGTAACATCTCTTGGCGGAAGCATGATGGGAATTATGCCTTTTTTAAGAATTATGGACTTTAAGGGTATGAAAGAACGGGGAAAGTATGCAAATCCATCGGGACAGGAATTTTTATATTACAGATTAACCACAGAATTTGGAGATATAGTACTGCTGCAAAGTAACAAGTATTCTGAGAGCTATCTGAATATAGTTTACATTGTTTTAATAGCAGTATTTTTTCTAGCCCTTTTAATCTCTCTTCCGTTGATATCATACTTTGGAAGGAAATTTACACGGCCCATATTAAAGCTGCAAAAGGCATCTTATGAAATTGCTAAGGGAAACTTTGAAGTAGATATACTGGTTCAAAGCAGAGATGAGATAGAAGAACTTTCAAAGAGCCTAAAAAATATGACCGACACCATAAAGAAAAATAATGAACTTCAGAGGGACTTTATAGCAAATGTATCTCATGATTTTAAAACACCCTTAAGTATTATAAGGAATTACAGTGAAGCAATTACTGATGGAATAATAGATGCAGAAGAAATAAAAGTGTATTCTAAGGAAATTATTCATGAAGTGGATAGGTTAAATAGCCTGGTAATGGATATTCTTCAGCTTTCAAAATTTCAGGGCGGTGCTGTTTACAATATGAAGAAGGAGTATTTTTCTGTTAAAGAATTAGTAGAAAGCTGCAGTGGTAAATTACAGTTATCTGCTCAGAATAAGAATATTCAGGTTTTGGCTTATTCTATAGATGCAGAGATATATGGAGATTATAAATATCTGTACAGAGTTTTATACAACTTTATTGATAATGCCATTAAATTTAGCAATGAAGGAGAGAAAGTGGAAGTCAAAGCTGTAGAATATGGGACAGGTGTTAAAGTACTGGTAAAAGATTATGGACCTGGAATTGATAAAAGTGAATTAGAAAGCGTGTGGACAAAGTATCATAAACATTCAAAAAGTGGTGGATTAGGTCTTGGGTTGGCTATCTGCAGTGAGATATTAAAAACTCATGGCTTTCAATATGGTGTTGAAAGCATCCCGGAAAAGGGCACTGAATTCTACTTTATAGTACCTCAAAGCAACTACAAATTATGTTGA
- a CDS encoding endo-1,4-beta-xylanase translates to MVKDNTNGGYTTADGAVVNNHQVSANQVATQIPAYFNSGMVNMGSYTLVTEVKFDGSQPADGLIGNIAIRGGGGGNAFTINWIKVEKIGTEGAPDELLVHWKDKSIDPDVNLVNLAVEAIMAGTYIIPKESQTSQDAKTAWVQSAVNALIPSSNGSTATVNYNNGYVVTVSKGSVRKPITITVEEEPATAPAIKYNIKFTPEDKTAGESWFTGRTSSQIEWTNVAGIGVDDNYVLKGMHIEGQSYVAADNAIRLELPEALPAGYVYNVKLSFYVPSALNQGKSTLTGPGIVLNDGYAHSTNKLPSSPGTIALDQWKIVDVNTAVMTDDLTMIDFRFVTNTPENHPDVWYIDNIVISQVGERQPIPTWDLTIPSLAETYKNYFLFGNIMDQSQLNAKTTDMYKAYYNILTAENSMKPSSISNAKGVYNFTGADAVIAWAKKNNIKVHGHTLVWHSQSPDWLYKNADGSPLTREEARQNMKEYIEKVAGHFKGQVISWDVVNEALDGGSLPITDWRTAARKSSPWYMAFANGSDPSKGESGADYIYDAFVYARLTDPDAILEYNDYNETDDWKREAIAQMVEDINAKWINDPRNTDKSRKLIEAVGMQSHYYTKNVTPDQVEASIKRFIQAGVKISVSELDVGYGSYGGPEYKTLTKEQQIEQAIFFARIFEIYKEYSDHIQRVTVWGMADSLSWRSNYSPVLFNGMYSPKEAYYAVLDPKEYLVKQGLTPRPTPTPTTPSTPIEPETLTINSTEVAMVVSSIASVSNNGTVVVNVTDNKSIAKEIFNALKDTDKTVIFKLDGIEWSFTGRDITDATKTIDLSVNIAPIASSTTANKSQIAEKVNNEDVMVISFADNGYLPGKAKVKVKLDCNWLENKNKVDLSVYYYNPATKDLQTIASGLKVDAEGCVQFDITHNCDYIITDRDLAKTPVPQAPSVVRMGGADRYETSVMVSKAGWATSENVVLARGDEFADALAAAPLAKQLNAPILLTSPKSLDARVISELKRLNAKKVYIIGGTGAIYPEVENTVKSMGIGVERIGGSDRYATSLAIANKMANNKQVFLVSGASYADALSISSYAGATVSPILLTSNNQMTADIEKFIKDNNSKVYVIGGIGAISEAAVKGISVAERIAGADRYATNLAVLNKFAAEFDFSNIYLTTGDNYPDAICGSALAGKEKATIILISSSDISSEKTYVKSIIEKVSQVKVLGGEGVLNPVTIQTILN, encoded by the coding sequence TTGGTAAAAGATAATACAAATGGTGGATATACCACTGCTGATGGAGCTGTTGTTAATAATCATCAAGTTTCAGCCAACCAAGTGGCTACCCAGATACCTGCCTACTTCAACAGCGGTATGGTGAACATGGGCAGTTACACCTTGGTTACTGAAGTCAAGTTTGATGGATCTCAACCAGCAGATGGTCTGATTGGTAATATAGCTATACGTGGTGGTGGAGGCGGTAATGCCTTCACAATTAACTGGATTAAAGTAGAAAAAATAGGCACTGAAGGAGCACCAGATGAACTTCTAGTGCATTGGAAGGATAAAAGCATAGACCCGGATGTTAATTTAGTAAACCTTGCTGTTGAAGCAATTATGGCAGGTACTTATATAATCCCTAAAGAAAGTCAGACAAGCCAAGATGCAAAGACTGCATGGGTTCAATCAGCGGTTAATGCATTAATTCCATCCAGTAATGGATCCACTGCAACAGTTAACTACAACAATGGCTATGTTGTAACTGTTTCTAAAGGCTCAGTGAGAAAACCCATAACAATTACTGTTGAAGAAGAACCGGCCACTGCACCAGCAATCAAATATAATATTAAGTTCACCCCTGAAGATAAAACAGCTGGAGAATCCTGGTTTACTGGAAGAACCTCCTCTCAAATTGAGTGGACTAATGTAGCTGGCATAGGTGTGGACGATAATTACGTGCTTAAAGGCATGCATATCGAAGGTCAGAGTTATGTAGCAGCCGATAACGCAATTCGTTTGGAACTTCCTGAAGCTTTACCGGCCGGATATGTATACAATGTTAAGTTATCCTTCTACGTTCCTTCAGCACTAAACCAGGGCAAGAGTACTCTAACTGGCCCCGGAATAGTATTAAACGATGGATATGCCCATAGCACTAATAAACTACCAAGCTCACCAGGAACAATAGCTTTGGATCAATGGAAGATAGTAGATGTCAATACAGCTGTTATGACTGATGACTTAACGATGATTGACTTCCGCTTTGTTACTAATACACCTGAAAATCATCCAGACGTTTGGTATATCGATAATATAGTTATCAGCCAAGTTGGAGAGCGTCAACCTATACCAACATGGGATCTTACAATTCCATCACTGGCTGAAACCTATAAGAATTATTTCCTCTTTGGTAATATTATGGATCAAAGTCAGCTTAATGCTAAAACTACTGATATGTATAAGGCATACTACAACATTCTTACAGCTGAAAACTCAATGAAACCTAGCTCTATCAGCAATGCAAAAGGCGTTTACAACTTCACTGGAGCTGATGCTGTCATTGCTTGGGCTAAGAAGAACAACATTAAAGTTCACGGACATACACTAGTATGGCACTCACAGTCCCCTGATTGGCTGTACAAGAATGCAGATGGTTCACCGCTTACTCGTGAGGAAGCCCGTCAGAACATGAAGGAGTATATTGAAAAAGTAGCCGGACACTTCAAGGGCCAAGTTATTTCTTGGGACGTTGTAAATGAAGCTCTTGACGGTGGTTCCTTACCAATCACTGATTGGAGAACAGCAGCAAGAAAGAGTTCCCCATGGTATATGGCATTTGCTAACGGCTCTGATCCATCAAAGGGTGAAAGTGGAGCAGACTATATTTACGATGCCTTTGTTTACGCTCGTTTGACTGATCCAGATGCCATTCTTGAATATAACGACTATAATGAAACTGATGACTGGAAACGTGAAGCTATAGCTCAGATGGTAGAAGACATTAATGCAAAATGGATAAATGACCCAAGAAATACTGACAAGAGCCGCAAGCTTATTGAAGCAGTAGGCATGCAGTCTCACTACTACACTAAGAATGTAACCCCTGATCAGGTTGAGGCTTCAATCAAACGCTTCATTCAGGCTGGAGTAAAAATCAGCGTATCTGAATTAGATGTAGGCTATGGTAGTTATGGCGGACCTGAATATAAAACACTTACGAAGGAACAACAGATAGAACAGGCTATATTCTTTGCTCGTATCTTTGAAATTTACAAAGAATATTCTGATCATATTCAAAGAGTAACTGTTTGGGGTATGGCTGATTCTTTGAGCTGGAGAAGTAATTACAGCCCGGTATTGTTCAATGGCATGTACTCTCCAAAAGAAGCTTACTACGCTGTTCTGGATCCGAAAGAATATCTTGTAAAACAAGGACTTACTCCTCGTCCAACACCGACACCAACAACTCCGAGTACACCAATTGAACCTGAAACTTTAACTATAAACAGCACTGAAGTAGCAATGGTTGTTTCATCAATAGCTAGCGTTTCAAACAATGGTACGGTTGTTGTTAATGTTACAGATAATAAATCTATTGCAAAAGAAATATTTAATGCTCTTAAAGATACTGACAAGACTGTTATTTTCAAACTTGACGGTATTGAATGGTCTTTCACTGGAAGAGATATAACCGATGCTACCAAGACAATCGACTTATCAGTGAATATTGCACCAATTGCCAGCTCAACTACTGCTAACAAATCCCAAATAGCAGAAAAGGTCAATAATGAAGATGTTATGGTAATTTCCTTTGCTGACAACGGATATTTACCCGGAAAAGCAAAGGTAAAAGTAAAGCTTGATTGTAACTGGCTTGAAAACAAGAACAAAGTTGACCTCAGCGTTTACTACTATAATCCAGCTACAAAGGATCTACAGACTATAGCCAGCGGCTTAAAAGTAGATGCAGAAGGCTGTGTTCAGTTTGATATAACTCATAACTGTGATTATATTATAACTGATAGAGATTTAGCAAAGACACCTGTTCCACAAGCACCATCAGTAGTACGAATGGGCGGAGCAGATAGATACGAAACTTCTGTTATGGTATCTAAGGCTGGATGGGCTACTTCAGAGAATGTAGTATTAGCAAGAGGTGATGAATTTGCAGATGCATTAGCGGCTGCACCATTAGCTAAGCAATTGAATGCACCGATACTTCTTACTTCACCCAAGTCTTTAGATGCAAGAGTAATATCAGAACTTAAAAGACTTAATGCTAAGAAGGTTTATATAATTGGCGGTACTGGCGCAATATATCCTGAAGTAGAAAATACTGTTAAATCTATGGGAATAGGTGTAGAAAGAATCGGTGGCAGCGACAGATATGCTACATCTTTGGCCATAGCTAATAAGATGGCAAATAATAAGCAGGTGTTCCTAGTTTCTGGAGCTAGCTATGCTGATGCACTTTCAATATCCTCTTATGCCGGAGCAACCGTAAGTCCAATACTTCTTACTTCCAACAATCAAATGACTGCTGATATTGAAAAATTCATAAAAGACAATAATAGCAAAGTATATGTAATTGGAGGCATCGGAGCAATTTCAGAAGCTGCTGTTAAAGGAATATCCGTAGCAGAAAGAATAGCAGGTGCAGATAGATATGCTACAAACTTAGCTGTATTAAATAAGTTTGCTGCTGAATTTGACTTCTCAAACATCTATCTTACAACTGGAGATAACTACCCAGATGCAATCTGTGGTTCAGCTTTAGCAGGTAAAGAAAAGGCTACAATAATACTTATAAGCAGCAGTGATATATCTAGTGAAAAAACTTATGTTAAGTCAATAATAGAAAAAGTTAGTCAAGTTAAAGTTCTTGGAGGAGAAGGAGTATTAAATCCAGTCACAATACAAACTATTCTTAACTAA
- a CDS encoding rhodanese-like domain-containing protein: MKNKFRNIFYAAAGIVLLGVLSGCSSKRPEEVRETPAIKGEEKAANTKRSFSNITPEEAKKRLDSEDGIILLDVRTKQEYDSGHIEDALLIPVDVLQVEAEDSLKDKNAHIFIYCRSGNRSVTAANILFRNLI; the protein is encoded by the coding sequence ATGAAGAATAAATTTAGAAATATATTTTATGCAGCAGCAGGTATTGTACTTCTAGGGGTACTCTCTGGCTGCAGCAGTAAAAGGCCGGAAGAAGTAAGAGAGACGCCTGCAATAAAAGGTGAAGAGAAGGCAGCTAATACTAAAAGGAGTTTTAGCAATATAACTCCGGAAGAGGCTAAAAAGAGATTGGACAGCGAAGACGGGATTATACTGCTGGATGTCAGAACAAAACAAGAGTATGACAGTGGACATATAGAGGACGCTCTTCTAATTCCGGTAGATGTGCTGCAAGTTGAGGCGGAGGATTCGTTGAAGGATAAAAATGCACACATTTTTATTTACTGCAGAAGCGGCAACAGAAGTGTTACAGCGGCTAATATACTTTTCAGGAATCTTATCTGA
- a CDS encoding ArsR/SmtB family transcription factor translates to MSELLKVLANENRLAIVCYLLERPMTVSELHEKLAHVTQPALSQHLAMLKANKILDFKKSGLSITYFIQDKRIEDVIKTLKRNYCE, encoded by the coding sequence ATGTCAGAACTGCTAAAGGTTTTGGCAAATGAGAACAGATTGGCAATAGTATGCTATCTTTTAGAGAGGCCCATGACGGTAAGTGAACTCCATGAAAAGTTGGCACATGTGACCCAACCGGCATTATCACAGCATTTAGCAATGCTAAAAGCCAATAAAATATTAGATTTTAAAAAAAGCGGCTTATCAATTACGTATTTCATACAGGATAAGAGAATTGAGGATGTTATTAAAACCTTGAAAAGAAACTATTGTGAATAA
- a CDS encoding response regulator transcription factor: MKGRILIVDDEKKLADVMSLYLKKEGYEVECAYNGDEGEELIKLNTYDLVILDIMMPEKDGWSLLRSIKSKSNIPVILTTARAEEEDRIFGFELGADDYMIKPVSLRELVLRVNLRIKTSYKKEEKLTLNGLSIDESRREVIEEGRVVALTPKEFDLLLFLCKNPNHVFQREKLLDKIWGYDFMGDTRTVDTHIKNLREKLNYCNKNLKTIWRVGYKMEDSNG; this comes from the coding sequence ATGAAGGGAAGAATTCTCATTGTAGATGATGAAAAGAAACTTGCAGATGTAATGAGCTTGTATCTAAAAAAAGAAGGCTATGAGGTTGAATGCGCTTATAATGGAGATGAAGGAGAAGAATTAATTAAATTAAATACCTATGACCTGGTTATTTTGGATATTATGATGCCTGAAAAGGATGGCTGGTCACTGTTGAGAAGTATTAAGTCAAAGAGTAACATACCGGTTATTCTTACCACTGCCAGAGCTGAGGAGGAAGACAGGATCTTTGGTTTTGAACTGGGGGCCGATGATTATATGATTAAACCTGTCAGTCTCAGAGAACTTGTACTTAGGGTCAATTTGAGGATAAAAACCTCTTATAAAAAGGAAGAAAAGCTTACTCTCAATGGGCTGTCTATAGACGAAAGCAGGCGAGAGGTGATAGAAGAGGGGCGGGTTGTTGCGCTTACTCCCAAGGAGTTTGATCTCCTTCTTTTTCTATGTAAAAATCCTAATCATGTTTTTCAACGGGAGAAGCTTCTTGATAAGATTTGGGGGTATGATTTCATGGGAGACACAAGAACCGTTGATACGCACATTAAAAATTTAAGGGAAAAGCTTAATTACTGTAATAAAAATTTAAAAACTATATGGAGAGTAGGTTATAAGATGGAGGATAGTAATGGATAG
- the phoU gene encoding phosphate signaling complex protein PhoU — MTRVGFDANLQMLHNEIARMGGIVEKQIHQCIEALVKQDETLADTVIANDDLVDNLQKDIEDKSIKLIAMQQPLATDLRNIFTSIKVATDLERMADHAVDIAKIAKRLKNEEYIKELVDIPRMAEIVQKLIREALNSYVEANLKKAYEACKIDDGIDAIYKEVFTELLAYMTKEAKNINQAAQFLFVCKYLERVADHATNICESTIYLVTGEQKDLND; from the coding sequence ATGACAAGGGTAGGATTTGATGCAAATCTTCAAATGTTACACAATGAAATTGCGAGAATGGGAGGTATCGTTGAAAAGCAAATACATCAATGTATTGAAGCTTTAGTTAAGCAGGATGAGACTTTAGCAGATACTGTTATCGCCAATGATGACTTAGTGGATAATCTTCAAAAGGATATAGAAGATAAATCCATAAAGTTAATAGCCATGCAGCAACCTTTAGCAACAGATTTAAGAAACATCTTTACTTCAATAAAGGTAGCAACGGATCTAGAAAGAATGGCTGACCATGCTGTGGATATCGCAAAAATTGCAAAAAGGCTAAAGAACGAAGAGTATATTAAGGAATTGGTTGATATTCCTAGAATGGCTGAAATAGTACAAAAGCTAATTAGAGAAGCTTTAAATTCATATGTTGAGGCTAATTTAAAGAAGGCCTATGAAGCATGTAAGATAGACGATGGAATTGATGCTATATATAAGGAGGTTTTCACGGAACTATTAGCTTATATGACAAAGGAAGCAAAAAATATTAACCAAGCTGCACAATTTTTGTTTGTTTGCAAGTACTTAGAGAGAGTGGCAGATCACGCTACAAATATATGTGAATCTACCATATATCTGGTAACCGGGGAACAGAAGGATTTAAATGATTAA
- a CDS encoding GntR family transcriptional regulator codes for MEEKPKPSMEQIVYDKLKYSILHRELAPGTQLVESTISEKLKVSRTPIRNAIKRLSLEGLINIIANRGAFVIQPSIDEIVQAYEARIELECAAVKLSLSKITADDINKLKLMVEDERASFINKDMIQFIDTNEAFHMTLVRKSGNKFLIEFMQKIVNQINVYLQLFDTFYNVNFEESESIKEHLNIIDMIEKKDSLQLDKALREHISHSFRDLEINKASYKMLNDIF; via the coding sequence GTGGAAGAGAAACCAAAGCCGTCCATGGAACAAATTGTTTATGATAAGCTAAAATATTCAATATTACACCGTGAATTAGCTCCCGGGACACAGCTGGTGGAAAGTACTATTTCCGAAAAGCTTAAAGTAAGCAGGACTCCCATCAGAAATGCAATAAAGAGACTTTCCCTTGAGGGATTAATAAATATAATTGCCAATAGAGGCGCCTTTGTAATTCAGCCCTCTATTGACGAAATAGTTCAAGCTTACGAAGCTAGGATAGAATTAGAATGTGCTGCGGTAAAATTGAGTCTTTCCAAAATTACTGCTGATGACATCAATAAGCTTAAACTTATGGTGGAGGATGAACGGGCATCTTTTATTAATAAAGACATGATTCAATTTATCGATACCAATGAAGCCTTTCACATGACTCTCGTAAGAAAAAGCGGAAATAAATTTCTCATCGAGTTCATGCAGAAAATCGTCAATCAAATTAATGTATATCTTCAGCTCTTTGATACCTTCTACAATGTTAATTTTGAAGAGAGTGAAAGTATAAAGGAGCATCTTAATATCATAGATATGATAGAAAAGAAGGATTCTTTACAATTAGACAAAGCCCTAAGAGAACATATCAGTCACAGTTTTAGAGATTTAGAAATAAATAAAGCGTCATATAAAATGCTAAATGATATATTCTAG
- the argS gene encoding arginine--tRNA ligase produces MDYGGANVAKPLHVGHLRAAIIGESIKRISRFVGHNVIGDVHLGDWACRLVW; encoded by the coding sequence TTGGACTATGGCGGTGCAAATGTTGCGAAGCCTCTTCATGTAGGTCACCTGCGTGCTGCAATTATCGGCGAAAGCATTAAGAGAATCTCAAGATTTGTAGGTCACAATGTAATTGGCGACGTACACCTTGGGGACTGGGCTTGCAGATTGGTATGGTAA
- the argS gene encoding arginine--tRNA ligase produces MALWKHILAVSVADLKKNYSKLNVEFDLWKGESDSQKYIGDMVKSLKEQGYTYESEGALVIDVAKEDDSYTVPPFILLKSDGATLYSTTDLATILERVKEYDPDQIIYVVDKRQGLHFEQVFRCAYKTKIAPEKLKLDFIGFGTMNGKDGKPFKTREGGVMRLQDLIKMIKDNVREKLKDSDSMDEAEREEIARIVGLAALKYGDLSNQITKDYVFDLDKFASFEGNTGPYIQYTVVRIKSILNKCQDLINKEELKLINPCSGVERDLMLKLASFNEVVEKSFMDRTPNKICEYLYDTANLLNRFYHDNRIISEENLEKKVSWIKLISITKAVLETGLDLLGLEVPERM; encoded by the coding sequence ATTGCACTATGGAAGCATATACTAGCTGTTTCAGTTGCAGATCTAAAAAAGAACTACAGCAAGCTTAATGTAGAATTTGACCTGTGGAAGGGAGAAAGTGACAGCCAAAAGTATATCGGAGACATGGTGAAGAGTCTGAAGGAACAGGGATATACCTATGAGAGCGAAGGTGCTTTAGTCATCGATGTAGCTAAGGAAGATGACTCCTACACAGTTCCACCCTTTATACTTTTGAAGTCCGATGGAGCAACGCTTTACAGTACAACAGACCTGGCTACAATATTGGAAAGGGTAAAAGAATATGATCCTGACCAGATAATTTATGTTGTGGATAAGAGACAGGGCTTGCACTTTGAACAGGTATTCAGATGTGCCTACAAGACAAAGATTGCACCAGAGAAGCTTAAGTTAGATTTTATCGGCTTTGGAACTATGAACGGTAAAGACGGTAAGCCATTTAAAACAAGAGAAGGGGGAGTAATGAGACTCCAAGACCTTATAAAAATGATTAAGGATAATGTAAGAGAGAAGTTAAAGGACAGCGATTCCATGGATGAAGCTGAAAGAGAAGAAATTGCTAGAATTGTTGGTCTGGCAGCACTAAAGTACGGAGATCTTTCAAATCAGATAACTAAGGATTATGTGTTCGACCTTGATAAATTTGCTTCCTTTGAGGGTAATACCGGCCCCTATATACAGTATACAGTTGTAAGAATCAAATCTATACTAAATAAGTGTCAAGACCTAATCAATAAGGAAGAGTTAAAGCTTATTAATCCATGCAGTGGTGTGGAGAGAGACTTAATGCTAAAACTTGCATCCTTCAATGAGGTAGTAGAAAAATCCTTTATGGATAGGACACCAAATAAGATTTGTGAATATCTATATGATACTGCTAATTTATTGAATAGATTCTATCATGATAACAGAATAATATCAGAAGAAAACCTGGAGAAAAAGGTGTCATGGATAAAGCTTATCAGCATAACAAAGGCTGTATTAGAAACAGGACTTGATCTACTTGGTTTAGAAGTGCCTGAAAGAATGTAA